One Oscillospiraceae bacterium DNA window includes the following coding sequences:
- the argF gene encoding ornithine carbamoyltransferase, producing the protein MKDLLKLGDLTQQEITDILNLADQLKYEKAHGTAHKLLNGKTLGMIFEKSSTRTRVSFEVGMFELGGNALFLSNRDLQIGRGEPLEDTARVLSRYLDVIMIRTFKQSDVEKLAEYASIPIINALTDYAHPCQVLADLMTIREYCGKLKGLKLAFIGDGNNMANSLIVGGIKTGMSVSIACPNEYKPDTGIMNWANESGNFVCTDNIEEAAADADVLYTDVWASMGFEDEAAVRRKAFTGYQINDKLLKCAKPGAIVLHCLPAHRGEEITADVFEAHAKEIFDEAENRLHAQKAVLVKLLGKA; encoded by the coding sequence ATGAAGGATCTTCTTAAGCTGGGTGATCTTACTCAGCAGGAAATAACCGATATATTGAATCTTGCCGATCAGCTTAAATATGAAAAAGCTCACGGCACCGCGCATAAATTGCTGAACGGTAAAACGCTAGGCATGATTTTTGAAAAGTCGTCGACACGTACAAGAGTTTCTTTCGAGGTCGGCATGTTTGAACTTGGCGGGAACGCCCTGTTTTTATCAAACCGTGACCTTCAGATAGGACGCGGCGAGCCACTTGAAGATACCGCGCGCGTGCTTTCACGTTATCTTGATGTTATAATGATACGGACATTTAAACAGTCCGACGTTGAAAAGCTGGCGGAATATGCGTCAATACCGATCATTAACGCGCTGACGGATTATGCGCATCCTTGTCAGGTGCTGGCCGATCTTATGACCATACGTGAATATTGCGGTAAACTTAAAGGATTAAAGCTTGCCTTTATCGGCGATGGAAATAATATGGCAAATTCACTCATAGTCGGTGGAATTAAAACCGGGATGAGTGTTTCAATCGCATGTCCCAATGAATATAAGCCCGATACCGGCATAATGAACTGGGCAAACGAAAGCGGTAATTTCGTATGTACGGATAATATTGAAGAAGCAGCTGCGGATGCGGATGTTTTGTATACAGATGTGTGGGCTTCCATGGGCTTCGAGGATGAAGCGGCTGTACGCAGGAAAGCATTTACAGGATATCAGATCAACGATAAACTGCTTAAATGTGCCAAGCCGGGAGCTATCGTGCTTCATTGTCTTCCCGCTCATCGCGGCGAAGAAATTACTGCCGATGTATTTGAAGCTCATGCTAAAGAGATATTCGACGAGGCGGAAAACCGTCTTCACGCACAGAAAGCAGTGCTTGTAAAGCTTCTCGGCAAAGCTTGA
- the carA gene encoding glutamine-hydrolyzing carbamoyl-phosphate synthase small subunit — protein MDKVKITLSDGQCFYGESFGAPLNGQTVIGELVFATGMTGYIETLTDPSYFGQIVMQTFPMIGNYGMIEEDRESKKSYIKAYVVREWCDTPSNFRCEENLDAFLKNQGITGVCGVDTRQITRTIRENGVMNAMISSCQDNGLNNDTSESYKVTIKQINNYVVANAVMSVSRKKPSRYPSSASQDGKYKVALIDYGAKHNIIRELNKRECDVTVLPHDTPANDIIKGGYDGLMLSNGPGDPAENKDCIKVVSELFGKIPMFGICLGHQIMALAAGARTEKLKYGHRGLNQPVKNISSGRVFISSQNHGYAVVADSIPKKMGYISYLNANDGSCEGAEYPEYHAFSVQFHPEASCGPHDTMMLFDKFTELMSMSKLISKPEQTK, from the coding sequence ATGGACAAAGTCAAGATAACGCTCTCGGACGGTCAATGCTTTTACGGAGAATCGTTTGGCGCTCCTTTAAACGGGCAAACGGTTATCGGAGAGCTGGTTTTTGCCACCGGGATGACCGGTTATATAGAGACACTCACAGATCCGAGTTATTTCGGCCAGATTGTAATGCAGACATTCCCTATGATAGGTAATTACGGAATGATAGAAGAAGACAGGGAGAGTAAAAAATCATACATAAAAGCTTATGTTGTGCGTGAATGGTGCGATACTCCGTCGAATTTCAGATGTGAAGAGAATTTAGACGCTTTTCTGAAAAATCAAGGCATCACAGGAGTATGCGGCGTTGATACCCGTCAGATTACAAGAACAATAAGAGAAAACGGCGTAATGAACGCGATGATATCGTCATGTCAGGATAACGGACTGAATAACGATACGTCAGAATCATACAAAGTAACAATTAAACAAATTAACAATTATGTAGTTGCGAATGCCGTTATGAGTGTTTCTAGGAAAAAGCCGTCACGATATCCCTCCTCCGCGTCTCAAGACGGGAAATATAAGGTTGCTCTTATAGATTACGGCGCCAAGCATAATATAATCCGCGAGCTTAACAAGCGGGAATGCGATGTAACAGTACTTCCTCACGATACGCCGGCAAATGATATAATAAAAGGTGGCTATGACGGATTAATGCTTTCAAACGGACCTGGCGATCCGGCAGAAAACAAAGATTGTATAAAAGTTGTCTCAGAGCTTTTCGGAAAGATACCCATGTTCGGGATATGTCTCGGACATCAGATAATGGCTCTTGCAGCCGGAGCGAGGACGGAAAAGCTTAAATACGGTCATAGAGGATTGAATCAACCAGTTAAAAATATTTCATCCGGAAGGGTTTTTATTTCGAGCCAGAACCACGGTTACGCGGTCGTTGCGGACAGCATACCTAAAAAAATGGGATATATAAGCTATTTAAACGCAAACGACGGAAGCTGTGAAGGAGCGGAATATCCGGAATACCACGCGTTTTCCGTGCAGTTTCATCCCGAGGCATCTTGCGGTCCGCATGATACGATGATGCTGTTCGACAAGTTCACGGAGTTAATGAGCATGTCAAAGCTCATAAGCAAGCCTGAACAAACAAAATAA
- the carB gene encoding carbamoyl-phosphate synthase large subunit codes for MPLNKKIKKVLMIGSGPIVIGQAAEFDYAGAQACRVLKDAGVNVVLVNSNPATIMTDTQLADEIYLEPLTVQTVKRIIEKEQPDSMLAGLGGQTGLTIAMQLSHEGYLKKMGVRLLGTSAEAIDKAEDRELFKETMISIGQPVIPSDITSAVEGALSIADKIGYPVIVRPAFTLGGSGGGVAYNADELKVIADNGLVQSPITQVLIERYIYGWKEIEFEVMRDANNNCIAICSMENVDPVGVHTGDSIVVAPALTLADKEFEMLRTASISIISELGIEGGCNCQFALDPNSFNYAVIEVNPRVSRSSALASKATGYPIAKVTTKIALGYTLDEIINDVTGKTYACFEPALDYVVVKFPKWPFDKFINAKHSLGTQMKATGEVMAIGSGFEQALMKAIRGAEISADTLALKKLRNDEIDIREKLKDIDDIRLFTIYEALRRGVEIDEIFNITKIDRFFINKIKKLLDTEMELSKGNLTDELYLKAKKQGYTDDAIKRMSGKPIAHPHYAVYKKVDTCAAEFYAETPYYYSTHDDYCESRVLLKNRSKDKQTVIVLGSGPIRIGQGIEFDYSSVHCVNTLKKMGFDVVIINNNPETVSTDFDISDRLYFESLTPEDVMNVIRVENPIGVVVAFGGQTAIKLTKFLDQNGIKILGTSAESIDIAEDRERFDELLEKFGIKRPKGHGILTLEEALKASEELEYPVLLRPSYVIGGQNMVIAYTEEDVKRYMAIILESKIENPVLVDKYMMGTELEVDVISDGKDVLIPGIMEHIERAGVHSGDSIAVYPPYNLNDKLLKNIIDNSEKLALSLGTKGLVNIQYLIYRNELYVIEVNPRASRTIPYISKVTGVPMVELATRVMFDEPLSGMGYGTGLYKIPPYVAVKVPVFSFQKLLDANSTLGPEMKSTGEVLGIGKTLEEALFKGLVSAGFKITAPNAQKHVGVYITVNKQDRFEIVRLAKKFIDLGLDIYATKGTASVISQLGTDVTVVPRLSESDDVLKLLEAGKIDYIIYTGSNEINAVNDFIRLHRRALQLFVCCLTSLDTANALADILASRFNQNNTELVDIAHLRKEKKKIKFVKMAGSGNDYIFIENFDNSISCPESLALSFADRHFGIGGDGLVLIEKSEKADAKMRIFNKDGSEGKTAGNCLRCVGKYLHDFGYTDKEEVTIETAGGIKKMKLYTINNLVSSACVDMGQASLLPSQIPVLLDGDKIIDRPMIIGGTEYRITCVSVGNPHCVVFVNHVDSFDVEGVGKMFEINPIFPERVNTEFVRVVNESTIKMRVWERGNGETWACGTGACAAVVAAVENGLCKKGEDITVKVRGGDLIVNYTDERVLLTGNAVLIYEGVTEY; via the coding sequence ATGCCGCTTAATAAAAAAATAAAAAAAGTACTTATGATCGGTTCCGGTCCTATAGTTATCGGGCAGGCCGCCGAATTCGATTACGCAGGCGCACAGGCATGCCGGGTATTAAAAGATGCCGGAGTCAATGTCGTACTGGTAAATTCAAATCCTGCCACAATAATGACCGACACCCAGCTTGCGGATGAAATATATCTTGAACCGCTGACTGTGCAAACTGTCAAACGAATAATAGAAAAAGAACAACCGGACAGTATGCTTGCCGGGCTCGGAGGGCAAACCGGGCTTACGATTGCAATGCAGCTTTCACATGAAGGATACCTTAAAAAAATGGGTGTCAGACTTCTGGGAACAAGCGCGGAAGCGATAGATAAAGCTGAAGACAGAGAGCTTTTTAAAGAGACAATGATCTCAATAGGTCAACCCGTTATACCGTCCGACATAACATCGGCAGTCGAAGGCGCGCTTTCCATTGCCGACAAAATCGGATACCCGGTAATAGTACGTCCGGCATTTACGCTTGGTGGATCCGGCGGAGGAGTCGCATATAACGCGGACGAGCTTAAGGTCATTGCTGACAACGGTCTTGTCCAGTCCCCGATTACGCAGGTACTGATCGAAAGATATATTTACGGCTGGAAAGAAATCGAATTTGAAGTAATGCGTGACGCGAACAACAACTGCATCGCAATATGCAGCATGGAGAATGTGGATCCAGTCGGAGTTCATACCGGCGACAGTATAGTCGTCGCTCCCGCTCTTACTCTTGCCGATAAAGAATTCGAAATGCTCAGGACGGCCTCGATTTCAATTATATCAGAGCTTGGCATAGAGGGCGGCTGCAACTGTCAGTTTGCACTTGATCCGAACAGCTTTAATTATGCCGTTATAGAAGTAAACCCGCGTGTTTCGCGTTCATCTGCTCTTGCCAGCAAAGCGACCGGATATCCGATTGCAAAGGTCACAACGAAAATCGCGCTCGGTTATACGCTTGACGAAATAATCAACGACGTAACCGGTAAAACATATGCGTGCTTTGAACCTGCGCTTGATTATGTAGTGGTTAAATTTCCGAAATGGCCCTTTGACAAATTCATAAACGCAAAGCATTCGCTCGGTACTCAGATGAAGGCTACGGGCGAAGTGATGGCGATAGGTTCCGGATTTGAACAGGCGCTCATGAAGGCAATACGCGGAGCGGAGATATCCGCAGATACGCTCGCACTTAAAAAGCTGAGAAACGATGAGATCGATATACGAGAAAAGCTCAAGGATATTGACGATATTCGTTTATTCACGATATACGAAGCGCTGCGCCGCGGCGTTGAAATTGACGAAATATTCAATATTACAAAAATCGACAGGTTCTTTATCAATAAAATCAAAAAGCTTCTTGATACCGAGATGGAGCTTTCCAAAGGAAATCTCACCGATGAGCTTTATCTTAAAGCTAAGAAGCAGGGATATACGGACGATGCGATAAAGAGAATGTCCGGAAAACCTATTGCACACCCACATTACGCGGTTTATAAAAAGGTTGATACCTGCGCGGCGGAATTTTATGCGGAAACACCGTATTATTATTCAACTCACGACGATTATTGCGAGTCACGTGTGCTTTTAAAGAACAGGAGCAAAGATAAACAGACGGTTATTGTTCTCGGCTCCGGTCCGATCAGAATAGGCCAGGGAATTGAATTTGATTATTCATCAGTTCATTGTGTCAACACATTGAAAAAAATGGGTTTTGATGTTGTTATAATCAACAACAACCCGGAAACCGTTTCAACCGACTTTGATATATCCGACCGGCTTTATTTCGAATCGCTCACACCGGAAGACGTGATGAATGTCATAAGGGTCGAGAATCCGATCGGTGTTGTCGTGGCTTTCGGCGGACAGACGGCGATCAAGCTGACAAAATTCCTCGATCAAAACGGAATCAAAATCCTCGGCACAAGCGCAGAATCAATCGATATTGCCGAAGACCGTGAGAGATTTGATGAGCTTTTGGAAAAATTCGGGATTAAACGTCCGAAAGGTCACGGGATTCTGACGCTTGAAGAAGCTTTGAAGGCTTCCGAAGAGCTTGAATATCCCGTGCTGCTGCGTCCATCATATGTTATCGGCGGACAGAATATGGTAATTGCCTATACAGAAGAAGACGTAAAACGCTATATGGCAATAATACTCGAATCCAAAATCGAGAATCCCGTACTTGTAGATAAATACATGATGGGAACAGAACTCGAAGTTGATGTCATTTCCGACGGAAAAGACGTATTGATACCTGGCATAATGGAGCATATCGAACGCGCCGGTGTGCATAGCGGAGACTCCATTGCCGTTTATCCTCCGTATAACCTCAATGACAAGCTTTTAAAAAATATTATAGATAATTCCGAAAAGCTTGCTCTTTCGCTTGGCACAAAAGGTCTTGTAAATATACAATACTTGATTTACCGCAACGAATTATATGTTATAGAAGTAAATCCGCGCGCGTCGCGGACGATTCCATATATCAGTAAAGTCACGGGAGTGCCGATGGTTGAGCTTGCGACCAGAGTTATGTTTGATGAGCCGCTTTCCGGAATGGGATACGGTACTGGTTTGTATAAAATCCCGCCCTATGTTGCGGTGAAGGTTCCTGTATTTTCTTTTCAAAAGCTGTTGGATGCCAATTCCACTCTCGGACCGGAAATGAAATCCACCGGAGAAGTTCTCGGCATCGGTAAAACACTTGAAGAAGCATTGTTCAAAGGGCTTGTTTCCGCCGGCTTTAAAATTACCGCTCCTAATGCGCAGAAACATGTAGGAGTTTATATTACAGTCAACAAACAGGACAGATTTGAGATTGTGAGACTGGCCAAAAAGTTTATCGATCTTGGGCTTGATATCTATGCTACAAAGGGTACCGCGTCAGTAATTTCACAGCTCGGTACGGATGTGACAGTCGTTCCCCGCTTGTCTGAAAGCGACGATGTATTGAAGCTTCTTGAGGCAGGAAAGATTGATTATATTATTTATACCGGTTCAAATGAAATCAACGCCGTAAACGATTTTATCAGGCTTCACCGCAGAGCGCTTCAATTATTCGTTTGCTGCCTTACATCGCTTGACACCGCAAACGCTCTCGCGGACATACTCGCAAGCAGGTTCAATCAGAATAACACTGAGCTTGTCGATATTGCACATCTCAGAAAAGAAAAGAAAAAGATTAAATTCGTTAAAATGGCGGGCTCGGGAAACGATTACATCTTTATAGAAAACTTCGACAACTCAATAAGCTGTCCGGAATCGCTTGCGCTCAGCTTTGCGGACCGTCATTTCGGAATTGGCGGCGACGGACTTGTATTAATAGAAAAATCCGAAAAAGCTGATGCGAAAATGAGAATATTCAACAAGGACGGCAGCGAAGGCAAGACTGCAGGCAACTGTTTGCGATGTGTCGGCAAGTATCTTCACGACTTCGGATATACCGACAAAGAGGAAGTCACAATAGAAACAGCCGGCGGAATAAAGAAAATGAAGCTGTATACCATAAACAACCTTGTCAGCTCCGCGTGTGTAGATATGGGACAAGCATCGCTTCTGCCTTCCCAAATTCCGGTTTTACTTGACGGCGACAAAATTATCGACAGACCCATGATTATCGGCGGAACCGAATACAGAATAACATGCGTTTCCGTGGGAAATCCGCATTGTGTGGTATTTGTTAATCATGTTGATTCCTTTGATGTTGAAGGAGTCGGAAAAATGTTTGAAATAAACCCGATTTTTCCGGAACGAGTAAATACTGAATTCGTGCGTGTTGTAAACGAATCGACGATCAAAATGCGCGTATGGGAGAGAGGCAACGGAGAGACCTGGGCATGCGGCACAGGCGCATGCGCGGCGGTTGTTGCCGCTGTTGAAAACGGGCTATGTAAAAAAGGCGAAGACATTACCGTAAAGGTAAGAGGCGGAGATCTGATCGTAAATTATACTGACGAACGTGTGCTTTTAACAGGAAACGCCGTTCTCATATATGAAGGCGTAACAGAGTATTGA
- a CDS encoding argininosuccinate synthase — MKNNIKKIVLAYSGGLDTSIIIPWLKENYEGCEVIAVAADVGQGKELSGLREKAIKTGASKIYIEDLTKEFVEDYIFPTVKAGAKYENKYLLGTSFARPIIAKRIVEIALKEGADAIAHGCTGKGNDQVRFELTIKAFAPEMKIIAPWREWSIKSRDEEIDYAISKNIPLNITRETNYSKDMNIWHLSHEGMDLESPANEPNYDKILELGVSPEKAPDKPEYVKIGFEKGNPVSIDGEKLGAVEIVKKLNELGGRNGIGILDLVENRLVGMKSRGVYETPGGTILYDAHELLESVTLDRDTMHTKQMLAGKFADLVYFGQWFTPLREALSAFVDKTQENVTGEVLIKLYKGNVIPASIISPYSLYDEEIATFSKDDVYDQKDSAGFINLFGLPIQVKARADLRNKKK; from the coding sequence ATGAAGAATAACATTAAAAAGATAGTTCTGGCTTATTCGGGCGGACTTGACACCTCAATAATTATTCCATGGCTTAAGGAAAACTACGAAGGATGCGAAGTAATTGCGGTCGCCGCCGACGTAGGACAGGGTAAGGAGCTTTCCGGTTTACGTGAAAAAGCCATTAAAACAGGCGCCTCAAAAATTTATATTGAGGATCTCACAAAGGAATTCGTCGAGGATTATATATTTCCGACGGTAAAAGCCGGCGCCAAATATGAAAACAAATATCTCCTCGGCACGAGCTTTGCGCGTCCCATAATCGCGAAACGCATTGTTGAAATCGCTCTTAAGGAAGGCGCGGACGCGATCGCTCACGGATGCACCGGTAAAGGAAACGACCAGGTAAGATTCGAGTTGACGATAAAAGCATTTGCGCCTGAAATGAAGATAATTGCTCCATGGCGCGAATGGAGCATCAAGTCCAGAGATGAAGAAATAGATTATGCAATATCAAAAAACATACCGCTCAATATTACACGGGAAACAAACTATTCGAAGGACATGAACATCTGGCATCTTTCACATGAAGGAATGGATCTTGAAAGCCCGGCCAACGAACCGAATTATGATAAGATTCTCGAACTCGGTGTTTCGCCGGAAAAAGCTCCTGATAAACCGGAATATGTAAAAATAGGTTTTGAAAAGGGCAATCCGGTGAGTATTGACGGTGAAAAGCTCGGAGCTGTTGAAATAGTCAAAAAGCTCAACGAATTGGGCGGCAGAAACGGAATAGGTATTCTCGACCTGGTCGAAAACAGACTTGTCGGCATGAAAAGCCGCGGAGTATACGAGACTCCCGGCGGAACTATCCTTTATGACGCGCATGAGCTTCTTGAAAGCGTTACGCTTGACAGAGATACAATGCACACAAAACAGATGCTTGCCGGGAAATTTGCGGATCTCGTCTATTTCGGTCAATGGTTTACTCCTCTTCGCGAAGCGCTCAGTGCGTTTGTTGATAAAACACAGGAAAATGTAACCGGCGAAGTGCTGATAAAGCTTTATAAAGGAAATGTTATTCCTGCTTCCATCATATCTCCGTATTCGTTATATGATGAAGAAATAGCGACCTTCTCAAAGGACGACGTTTATGATCAAAAGGATTCCGCAGGATTTATCAACTTGTTCGGGCTGCCAATACAGGTAAAAGCGCGCGCAGATTTGCGCAATAAGAAAAAATAA
- the argH gene encoding argininosuccinate lyase has product MKMWEGRFSKKSDSALDAFNSSIAFDSRMYREDITGSIAHARMLGKQEIISKEAADEIVSGLEGILTDIETGKLEISPDAEDIHMFIEEELSLRIGENGKRLHTARSRNDQVALDIKMYIKNMLKEVKASLLELLRALYGMAEKNTDTVMPGYTHLQRAQPVTFSHYMLAYAEMIMRDIDRLTCTYHRANVMPLGSGALASTTYPLDRHFVATSLNFADITYNSLDGVSDRDSVIEFAFDLSVVMMHLSRLSEEIILWSSSEFSFVELDDAFSTGSSIMPQKKNPDIPELVRGKTGRVYGDLTALLVMMKSLPLAYNKDMQEDKEALFDAIDNSILCINIFARMLPTLKVKRENMRAAASGGFINATDLADYLTKKGMPFRTAYKTVGSMVAYCNGKKKGFENLEMTEYNMFSDLFDKDVFEAINLENCVARRDIVGGPGPHSTEIQLARLKDFIESNIDNR; this is encoded by the coding sequence ATGAAAATGTGGGAAGGACGCTTTTCAAAAAAAAGCGACAGCGCCCTTGACGCTTTCAATAGCTCGATTGCGTTTGACAGCAGGATGTACAGAGAAGATATAACCGGAAGTATTGCTCACGCAAGGATGCTCGGTAAGCAGGAGATAATATCAAAAGAGGCTGCTGACGAAATTGTCAGCGGCCTTGAAGGTATACTTACCGATATAGAAACCGGAAAGCTTGAAATTTCACCGGACGCAGAGGATATTCATATGTTTATTGAAGAAGAGCTTTCTCTGCGTATCGGCGAAAATGGTAAACGCCTCCATACCGCCCGAAGCCGAAATGATCAAGTCGCTCTCGACATAAAAATGTATATCAAGAATATGTTAAAAGAAGTGAAAGCGTCGCTTCTCGAACTGCTCCGCGCATTGTACGGTATGGCTGAAAAAAATACGGACACCGTGATGCCCGGTTATACTCATTTACAGAGAGCCCAGCCTGTTACATTTTCGCATTACATGCTCGCATACGCGGAAATGATAATGCGCGACATTGACAGACTTACCTGCACATATCACCGTGCCAATGTAATGCCACTCGGAAGCGGTGCGCTTGCATCGACAACATATCCGCTCGACCGTCATTTTGTGGCAACATCATTGAATTTTGCGGATATAACATATAATTCACTCGACGGAGTGAGCGACAGGGATTCTGTTATTGAATTCGCGTTCGATTTATCAGTTGTAATGATGCACCTTTCACGGCTTTCCGAGGAAATCATACTTTGGTCTTCTAGCGAGTTTTCATTTGTCGAGCTTGACGACGCTTTTTCCACCGGATCATCAATTATGCCGCAAAAGAAAAACCCTGACATTCCTGAGCTTGTCAGAGGAAAGACGGGGCGCGTATACGGAGATCTTACGGCATTGCTTGTAATGATGAAGTCTCTTCCGCTTGCGTACAACAAAGATATGCAGGAAGACAAAGAGGCGCTTTTCGATGCCATTGACAATTCGATCCTGTGCATTAATATCTTTGCTCGTATGCTGCCTACATTAAAGGTTAAACGGGAGAATATGCGTGCCGCCGCGTCAGGCGGATTTATTAACGCGACTGATCTTGCCGATTATCTTACTAAAAAGGGTATGCCATTCCGCACCGCATATAAAACAGTCGGAAGCATGGTTGCTTATTGTAACGGAAAGAAAAAAGGTTTTGAGAATCTCGAAATGACTGAATATAATATGTTCTCAGACTTATTTGACAAGGATGTTTTCGAAGCAATAAATCTTGAAAATTGCGTTGCAAGACGTGATATAGTAGGAGGGCCCGGTCCTCACAGCACGGAAATTCAACTTGCCCGCCTCAAGGATTTTATCGAAAGCAATATAGACAATCGATAA